The following coding sequences lie in one Microbacterium sp. XT11 genomic window:
- a CDS encoding glycosyltransferase, translating to MTLEIFVPFWGDPGLLRETVASVQTQRNPDWRLIVIDDCYPDESVPEFFRTLADERVTYVRNPRNLGITENYREAIRRATTPYITILGCDDLLHPNYVDVVSNVAERVPDADVIQPGVDVIDESGAVVRPLVDRVKQGLLAPRGGKGIAVLRAERMATSLIRGDWLYWPSLTFRTETLKRIDFRDGLPIIQDLALLMDVAFDGGALAYTPEVAFSYRRHGASASQKTLLDGRRFRDERSYYAMAAALADAKGWRTTRRAARWRTMSRLHAITELPGVLRHGNGAGIQSTLAHIFAV from the coding sequence ATGACTCTGGAGATCTTCGTGCCGTTTTGGGGAGACCCGGGACTGCTGCGCGAGACCGTAGCCTCCGTGCAGACACAGCGCAATCCGGACTGGCGTCTCATCGTGATCGATGACTGCTATCCGGACGAGTCGGTCCCCGAGTTCTTCCGCACGCTGGCGGACGAGCGCGTGACCTACGTTCGGAACCCGCGGAACCTGGGGATCACGGAGAACTATCGGGAAGCGATCCGGCGGGCGACGACGCCGTACATCACCATCCTCGGATGTGATGACCTGCTTCACCCCAACTACGTGGATGTGGTGTCGAACGTGGCAGAGCGCGTACCTGACGCCGACGTCATCCAGCCGGGAGTCGACGTCATCGATGAGTCCGGCGCCGTCGTGAGGCCTTTGGTCGATCGCGTGAAGCAGGGGCTCCTGGCTCCTCGGGGAGGGAAGGGGATCGCGGTGCTCCGAGCCGAGCGCATGGCGACGAGCCTGATCCGCGGCGATTGGCTGTACTGGCCGTCGCTCACCTTCCGAACGGAGACGCTCAAGCGGATCGATTTCCGGGATGGCCTCCCGATCATCCAGGACCTTGCATTGCTCATGGATGTGGCCTTCGATGGCGGCGCTCTCGCCTACACGCCGGAGGTCGCCTTCTCGTATCGTCGGCACGGAGCGAGCGCCTCCCAGAAGACGCTGCTCGACGGGAGACGGTTCCGAGACGAGCGCAGCTACTACGCGATGGCCGCCGCGCTCGCGGACGCGAAGGGGTGGCGGACCACCCGGCGCGCAGCTCGGTGGCGGACGATGTCGCGTCTGCACGCCATCACGGAGCTTCCCGGAGTCCTCAGGCACGGAAACGGCGCTGGGATACAATCGACCCTGGCGCACATCTTCGCCGTCTGA
- a CDS encoding LCP family protein: MSKRAWWLVVLNVLLPGSAQVLAGSRRLGRFGLGATLFAWFLVLATIGLGLFARPFLLWLTVGAGWFSAVVLTIVQILLAAYVVLWVVLTFDTLRLTRLVKVPPVSRFAVPVVALVLLGLVGGSAAYAASIVGTARDTIGAIFGSSGPSLPASDGYYNILLLGADSGEGRDSMRFDSISVVSVNASTGAVTITGIPRDMPNFPFAEDSPMRDPERVGFDYRNYFEGHSDPTCGWGSGINQLTNAVQVCRADEGKGLYPDAAAHGSNPEIEATKDAAEGILGIEIPYYVFLDMKGFANLVDALGGVKITVAERLPKGGPPPGSGAHDVDSWAIGWIEPGEQIMDGDTAQWYARSRYTTSDWDRMLRQRQLQEAILAQFTPQTVLTRFNEVAAAGTAIVHTDLPQDKLPEFFDLMTKAKEQPVTTIELTPDNGVPEKDIDFAAVHELVQNTLHPPTATPTPTP; this comes from the coding sequence ATGAGCAAGCGGGCGTGGTGGCTCGTCGTGCTCAACGTGCTGCTCCCCGGATCCGCGCAGGTGCTCGCCGGAAGCCGCAGGCTGGGTCGATTCGGGCTCGGTGCGACGCTGTTCGCCTGGTTCCTCGTGCTCGCGACCATCGGTCTCGGCCTGTTCGCCCGGCCGTTTCTTCTCTGGCTGACCGTAGGTGCCGGGTGGTTCTCGGCGGTCGTCCTGACGATCGTGCAGATCCTGCTCGCCGCCTATGTCGTGCTGTGGGTGGTGCTGACCTTCGATACGCTCCGCCTCACCCGGTTGGTGAAGGTGCCGCCCGTCTCGCGGTTCGCCGTACCCGTGGTCGCACTCGTGCTGCTGGGACTCGTCGGCGGAAGCGCGGCGTATGCGGCATCGATCGTGGGCACCGCGCGCGACACGATCGGCGCGATCTTCGGCAGCAGCGGTCCGAGCCTCCCGGCGAGCGATGGGTACTACAACATCCTCCTGCTCGGCGCCGACAGCGGTGAGGGGCGCGATTCCATGCGCTTCGACAGCATCTCCGTCGTCTCCGTGAACGCCTCGACCGGTGCTGTGACCATCACCGGCATCCCACGCGACATGCCCAACTTCCCGTTCGCCGAAGACAGCCCCATGCGGGACCCCGAGCGCGTCGGATTCGACTACCGCAACTACTTCGAGGGCCACAGCGACCCGACCTGCGGGTGGGGATCGGGCATCAACCAGCTCACCAACGCCGTGCAGGTGTGTCGCGCCGACGAGGGCAAGGGCCTCTACCCGGATGCCGCCGCGCACGGGTCCAATCCCGAGATCGAGGCGACCAAGGACGCGGCCGAGGGCATTCTCGGCATCGAGATCCCGTACTACGTCTTCCTCGACATGAAGGGCTTCGCGAACCTCGTCGATGCGCTCGGCGGCGTGAAGATCACCGTCGCCGAGCGGTTGCCGAAGGGCGGCCCGCCTCCCGGTTCCGGCGCCCACGACGTCGACTCCTGGGCGATCGGGTGGATCGAACCGGGCGAGCAGATCATGGATGGCGATACCGCACAGTGGTATGCGCGCTCACGGTACACGACGAGCGACTGGGACCGCATGCTTCGCCAGAGGCAGCTCCAGGAGGCGATCCTCGCGCAATTCACCCCGCAGACCGTGCTCACGCGCTTCAACGAGGTCGCGGCCGCGGGGACGGCGATCGTGCACACCGATCTCCCGCAGGACAAGCTGCCGGAGTTCTTCGATCTGATGACGAAGGCGAAAGAGCAGCCTGTGACGACGATCGAGCTGACGCCGGACAACGGCGTACCGGAGAAGGACATCGACTTCGCCGCCGTGCACGAGCTGGTTCAGAACACGCTGCACCCACCGACGGCGACTCCGACCCCGACGCCCTGA
- a CDS encoding ABC transporter permease, producing MPQPAAPSELRLVAPGANKGLLDVFRRRYLLSLIVRKEVGIRYRGSVLGWLWSYVKPLIQFLVFYFALGVFLRLNDSIQFYPIYLLSGITAVTFFNESFANATKSLVENAALIKKIYFPRQMFPVASTLVAAINTVPQIIVVLVIAVFFGWRPSLLGVAALLVGLVIISVLATGLGLLFGAINVTFRDAQSFVEIIVMISVWASPVMYQWQMVASKVPEWLFQLYALNPITAAVELFHFGIWHMLRPADAQTLPSLWLHAAIAMLVSVVVLIIGETVFRRLEGRFAQDL from the coding sequence GTGCCACAACCAGCTGCGCCGTCCGAGTTGCGACTGGTCGCACCCGGCGCGAACAAGGGGCTGCTCGACGTCTTCCGGCGCCGCTACCTGCTCAGCCTGATCGTTCGCAAAGAGGTCGGCATCCGCTATCGGGGTTCGGTCCTCGGGTGGCTGTGGTCGTACGTCAAGCCGCTCATCCAGTTCCTCGTCTTCTATTTCGCGCTGGGCGTGTTCCTCCGGCTCAACGACAGCATCCAGTTCTATCCGATCTACCTGCTGTCGGGCATCACCGCGGTGACGTTCTTCAACGAGTCCTTCGCGAACGCCACCAAGTCGCTCGTCGAGAACGCAGCCCTCATCAAGAAGATCTACTTCCCGCGGCAGATGTTCCCCGTGGCGAGCACGCTCGTCGCCGCCATCAACACGGTGCCGCAGATCATCGTCGTGCTCGTGATCGCGGTGTTCTTCGGTTGGCGACCCTCGTTGCTCGGCGTCGCGGCGCTGCTGGTCGGGCTCGTGATCATCTCGGTGCTGGCGACCGGACTCGGACTCCTCTTCGGCGCCATCAACGTGACGTTCCGCGACGCGCAGAGCTTCGTCGAGATCATCGTGATGATCTCCGTGTGGGCCTCGCCGGTGATGTACCAGTGGCAGATGGTGGCGTCGAAGGTCCCGGAATGGCTGTTCCAGCTGTATGCCCTGAACCCGATCACAGCAGCCGTCGAACTCTTCCACTTCGGCATCTGGCACATGCTCCGCCCCGCCGACGCTCAGACGCTCCCCTCTCTGTGGCTCCACGCAGCCATCGCGATGCTCGTCTCCGTCGTCGTCCTGATCATCGGCGAGACGGTGTTCCGCCGCCTGGAGGGTCGTTTTGCCCAGGATCTCTGA
- the purE gene encoding 5-(carboxyamino)imidazole ribonucleotide mutase, giving the protein MGSDSDWRVMRDASEALTDFGIAHEVEVVSAHRTPDKLMSYARDARARGIRVIIAGAGGAAHLPGMLASMTPLPVIGVPVPLAYLDGMDSLLSIVQMPAGIPVATVSIGGARNAGLLAARILGTSDDALADRMEAYARELEAQVAEKNDRLKDSL; this is encoded by the coding sequence ATGGGATCCGACTCCGACTGGCGCGTGATGCGCGACGCCTCGGAGGCGCTCACGGACTTCGGGATCGCGCACGAGGTGGAGGTCGTCTCGGCGCACCGCACACCCGACAAGCTCATGTCCTACGCGCGTGACGCGCGGGCGCGCGGCATCAGGGTCATCATCGCCGGCGCGGGCGGCGCAGCGCATCTTCCGGGCATGCTCGCGTCGATGACACCGCTCCCGGTCATCGGAGTGCCGGTGCCGCTGGCGTATCTCGACGGCATGGATTCGCTCCTGTCGATCGTGCAGATGCCCGCGGGCATTCCTGTCGCGACGGTGTCCATCGGCGGTGCTCGCAACGCCGGCCTTCTCGCTGCGCGCATCCTCGGAACGTCCGACGACGCGCTCGCCGATCGCATGGAGGCGTATGCGCGAGAGCTAGAGGCGCAGGTCGCAGAGAAGAACGATCGGCTGAAGGACTCCCTGTGA
- a CDS encoding glycosyltransferase produces the protein MGARLRVVLDQMAQIVDADQAWAARDLTAGLIATAPDGCDVEAIVPAGSTVDIAGLADVRTLPLARRELAASWQLGMAPGVGGGLIHSATLMAPLVRHDRIHDNDQTTVTLWDLRAWEAPDALPKTAVAWQRGMLRRAAKHADAVVVPSHSFAARLGELAKLGERIRVIPGAAPQGFVVPLDAQERRDALSLPPRYVVLTGTAATLAHGFRAAVAADADAVVVDAPEGAEPRLAELASACGLPESRAHIRGSLGTDDRAALMAAASALVATEHATSWPWRAVEAMSLGVPVVAVASGTHSDIIADGGALVRAEEIPDVVVEAVGAEARRLSVLAHDRSRAFSWLSSAERVWALHADL, from the coding sequence ATGGGTGCTCGGCTGCGTGTGGTGCTGGATCAGATGGCGCAGATCGTCGACGCCGATCAGGCGTGGGCCGCGCGTGATCTCACCGCCGGACTCATCGCCACGGCGCCCGATGGATGCGACGTCGAGGCGATCGTCCCCGCGGGGAGCACCGTCGACATCGCGGGCCTCGCCGACGTGCGCACGCTGCCGCTGGCGCGGCGGGAGCTGGCTGCGTCCTGGCAGCTCGGCATGGCGCCGGGTGTCGGCGGCGGGCTCATCCACTCCGCGACGCTCATGGCCCCGCTCGTGCGCCACGATCGCATCCACGACAACGATCAGACGACGGTCACGCTCTGGGATCTGCGCGCCTGGGAGGCCCCGGACGCGCTGCCGAAGACCGCTGTCGCTTGGCAGCGCGGCATGCTTCGGCGAGCCGCCAAGCACGCCGACGCGGTGGTGGTGCCTTCGCACTCCTTCGCCGCCCGACTGGGGGAGCTCGCCAAGCTCGGTGAACGCATCCGCGTGATCCCGGGGGCGGCGCCGCAGGGGTTCGTCGTGCCGCTGGACGCGCAGGAGCGACGGGACGCTCTGTCGCTGCCTCCGCGCTACGTCGTGCTCACCGGGACTGCCGCGACTCTGGCGCACGGGTTCCGCGCCGCCGTCGCGGCGGATGCCGACGCCGTCGTGGTGGACGCGCCCGAAGGGGCGGAGCCCCGGCTCGCCGAACTCGCCTCGGCATGCGGACTGCCGGAGTCTCGTGCGCATATCCGCGGCAGCTTGGGCACGGACGATCGAGCGGCTCTCATGGCCGCGGCATCCGCCCTGGTCGCCACCGAGCACGCGACGTCCTGGCCATGGCGCGCCGTCGAAGCCATGTCGCTGGGAGTTCCCGTTGTCGCGGTCGCGAGCGGAACGCACAGCGACATCATCGCCGACGGCGGAGCGCTCGTGCGTGCGGAGGAGATCCCGGATGTTGTGGTGGAGGCGGTCGGCGCCGAGGCGCGTCGCCTCAGCGTGCTCGCGCACGACCGGTCGCGCGCGTTCTCGTGGTTGAGCTCTGCGGAACGAGTGTGGGCGCTGCACGCCGATCTGTGA
- a CDS encoding ABC transporter ATP-binding protein: MPRISDAPLPRILVEDVHKHFKLRHTHSIKETFVAAMRRKPLSSEFQALDGVSFEIGEGEAVALMGFNGSGKSTMLKLISGVLRPDEGRVSTRGRVAGLIEVGAGFHPDLSGRENVYLNAAILGMSKQETEEQFDSIVEFSEIEQFIDTEVKHYSSGMFLRLAFSVAIHTHLDVLLIDEILSVGDEPFQQKCLARVRELHSQGKTLVVVSHDLNMVSNLCERGILLQNGKVRFDGPSTKAVDLMRS, from the coding sequence TTGCCCAGGATCTCTGACGCGCCGCTTCCGCGCATCCTCGTCGAGGACGTCCACAAGCACTTCAAGCTCCGTCACACGCACTCCATCAAGGAGACGTTCGTCGCCGCGATGCGACGAAAGCCGCTCAGCTCCGAGTTCCAGGCCCTGGACGGCGTGTCCTTCGAGATCGGCGAGGGCGAGGCTGTCGCACTCATGGGGTTCAACGGCTCGGGCAAGTCGACCATGCTGAAGCTGATCTCCGGGGTGCTCCGCCCCGACGAGGGCCGCGTCTCGACCCGGGGACGTGTCGCGGGCCTGATCGAGGTCGGCGCCGGTTTCCATCCCGACCTGTCAGGTCGGGAGAACGTCTACCTCAACGCCGCCATCCTCGGCATGAGCAAGCAGGAGACGGAAGAACAGTTCGACTCGATCGTGGAGTTCAGCGAGATCGAGCAGTTCATCGACACGGAGGTCAAGCACTACTCCTCCGGCATGTTCCTGCGGCTGGCGTTCTCGGTCGCGATCCACACGCACCTCGACGTCCTCCTCATCGACGAGATCCTGTCGGTGGGCGACGAGCCGTTCCAGCAGAAGTGCCTCGCACGGGTTCGCGAACTGCACAGCCAGGGCAAGACGCTCGTGGTGGTCAGCCATGACCTGAACATGGTCTCGAACCTCTGCGAGCGCGGGATCCTCCTGCAGAACGGCAAAGTGCGCTTCGACGGCCCGAGCACGAAGGCCGTCGACCTCATGCGGTCCTGA
- a CDS encoding DUF6541 family protein, with amino-acid sequence MAPTFSLPSRVSRARAASILGRCCAAIAQQQDIRVSAVVQPKIDRIDAGERHPGATEKGARMEWVELGLGVLATAAIILIPGLVVGLVLGFRGFAAFALAVPAGTTVIVSAALIAPIAGLRWGILPVLLVAAAVVLVAAGLRFALWRARALRFTVPGLSRVGVFALIGSCVVGAAQLLFVIGSPENISQTFDNIFHLNAIRYALDTGSASPLTIGSMTSAASGGLPFYPSGWHAVASLVVQLTGAGIPVVSNAVMIFFGALAWPVSVLLLTFVLFGSDRVVLVVAAAIAVAIPAFPLLLVEYGVLFPYMMSLSLIAVPLACVIEACRRASWADRWPLVVAAIGCLPGIAVAHPGGFVALLVFVSVVLAVAWLGLMFSAAGRRRKVLASVSAAVFIAIAVAAWYVLRPVADARSWLPTETVGQAVGEVLTASVWFAPINVVVAVLAATGAVVAARRRAREDWIALGFLAAAGGLYIVVSGVPYLTLRDILTGAWYNNAPRLAALLAFAWVPLAATGGQRLWTMISPWLARITGSGLRRGVVAVVAIVVLLVLPQTGSMRQAVASAHGAFAVTDESPLLTTDELALIHRLDRVVPEDAVILGSPWTGTALAYALADRRVVMPHTLMDITEDMSVLLDGLDSAEPGGKVCDAVDRLGVDYVLDFGEQEVNGGEHEYKGLDHLSSSSAVEEIDAVGDAVLYQIVLCG; translated from the coding sequence GTGGCACCAACGTTCTCACTTCCATCCCGGGTCTCTCGGGCGAGAGCCGCATCCATCCTAGGGCGTTGCTGTGCTGCGATCGCTCAGCAACAGGACATCCGTGTGTCGGCGGTCGTCCAGCCGAAGATCGATAGGATCGACGCCGGCGAACGGCATCCGGGCGCCACGGAGAAAGGCGCACGCATGGAGTGGGTGGAACTGGGTCTGGGTGTTCTGGCGACCGCCGCGATCATTCTCATCCCCGGGCTCGTCGTCGGTCTCGTGCTCGGATTCAGGGGCTTCGCGGCCTTTGCTCTCGCCGTACCTGCCGGTACGACCGTCATCGTGTCCGCCGCGCTCATCGCTCCCATTGCGGGACTGAGATGGGGGATCCTCCCCGTGCTGCTCGTCGCGGCGGCCGTCGTCCTGGTCGCGGCGGGACTGCGATTCGCGCTCTGGCGCGCACGGGCGCTTCGCTTCACCGTGCCCGGGCTCTCCCGCGTCGGCGTGTTCGCCCTCATCGGCAGCTGTGTCGTGGGCGCTGCACAGTTGCTGTTCGTGATCGGTTCGCCGGAGAACATCTCTCAGACCTTCGACAACATCTTCCATCTCAACGCGATCCGCTATGCCCTCGACACCGGCTCGGCCTCGCCCCTGACGATCGGCTCGATGACCAGCGCGGCCAGCGGGGGCCTGCCCTTCTATCCGTCCGGGTGGCACGCGGTCGCTTCGCTGGTCGTGCAACTGACCGGTGCAGGGATCCCGGTCGTCTCCAACGCGGTGATGATCTTCTTCGGCGCGCTTGCGTGGCCCGTCTCCGTGCTGCTGCTGACGTTCGTGCTGTTCGGGTCGGATCGAGTGGTTCTGGTCGTGGCAGCCGCCATCGCAGTCGCCATCCCCGCGTTCCCTCTGCTCCTGGTCGAGTACGGGGTTCTCTTCCCGTACATGATGTCGCTGAGCCTGATCGCCGTTCCCCTGGCCTGCGTCATCGAGGCGTGCCGACGTGCGTCATGGGCGGACCGCTGGCCTTTGGTCGTGGCGGCGATCGGCTGCCTGCCGGGGATCGCCGTGGCCCACCCCGGCGGCTTCGTCGCCCTTCTCGTGTTCGTCAGCGTGGTGCTCGCGGTGGCGTGGCTCGGTCTGATGTTCTCCGCCGCAGGTCGACGGCGCAAAGTTCTGGCGTCTGTGTCGGCTGCCGTCTTCATCGCGATCGCGGTCGCCGCATGGTACGTCCTCCGACCCGTCGCCGACGCACGTTCGTGGCTGCCGACCGAGACGGTCGGCCAAGCGGTCGGGGAGGTGCTCACCGCCTCGGTGTGGTTCGCGCCCATCAACGTCGTGGTGGCTGTTCTGGCGGCGACGGGGGCCGTGGTGGCTGCGCGCAGACGCGCGCGCGAAGACTGGATCGCCCTCGGTTTCCTGGCCGCAGCCGGCGGACTGTACATCGTCGTCTCGGGGGTGCCGTATCTGACCCTTCGCGACATCCTCACCGGGGCGTGGTACAACAACGCTCCGAGGCTCGCAGCACTCCTCGCGTTCGCGTGGGTCCCTCTCGCGGCCACGGGCGGCCAGAGACTCTGGACGATGATCTCGCCATGGCTGGCCCGGATCACCGGCTCTGGACTTCGCCGCGGCGTCGTCGCCGTCGTCGCGATCGTGGTTCTGCTGGTGCTTCCGCAAACCGGAAGCATGCGTCAGGCGGTGGCCAGCGCACACGGCGCGTTCGCTGTGACCGACGAATCGCCTCTGTTGACGACTGATGAACTGGCGCTCATCCATCGGCTCGACCGCGTGGTCCCTGAGGACGCCGTGATCCTTGGCAGTCCCTGGACCGGTACGGCGTTGGCGTACGCTCTCGCCGATCGACGCGTCGTGATGCCGCACACGCTCATGGACATCACCGAGGATATGTCGGTGTTGCTCGACGGTCTCGACAGCGCGGAGCCAGGCGGCAAGGTCTGTGATGCCGTCGACCGGCTCGGAGTGGACTACGTCCTCGATTTCGGGGAGCAAGAGGTCAACGGCGGCGAGCACGAGTACAAGGGACTCGACCATCTGAGCAGCTCGTCCGCCGTGGAAGAGATCGACGCGGTCGGCGATGCGGTGCTCTATCAGATCGTGCTGTGCGGATGA
- a CDS encoding DUF4012 domain-containing protein: MSDGRLPVRRRWLRWVIALVVTVVVLAVGWVVIRGIGAVTDLQRVADSSSELKSAVSSGDLERAEQLAQRIAHHARSAHDLTSDPVWGAFTVVPWLGPNFSAVSEVAAIADDVAAGALDPVLAAAADLDFASLGLSGGAVDLTPFEAIERPLAAADETLAGADARARSIDADAALPPLTDAVRKMRGAVSEAATVVGTLHGAAQLLPGMLGGGGPRSYVVAMQNNAELRSSGGIVGAIALLQADGGRITLTRQASTRDFPPLDVPLPTSDSATALFEDRPGRFIQNTTSIPDFPEAAALIASRWQDRFGTPVDGVIAVDAVMTRHLLAATGPLTFGPFTVDEHTVVDFLLSGIYAAVPDPAQQDEVFAQAATALFGAALSNAQPRQLLDALVTSAQENRIRIWSAHAEEEDVLGASTLGGGLPVDGEGQETVGVLLNDTTGGKMDFYTDAAITTAVGVCDGETTTQVRVTWTNNAPADAATALPPYVTASGWYGVPPGSVRTLIAIYGPEGATPSHIDRDGADQPVQTALLGDRSAVQHEVLLAPGESTTITIAFTGATAGSSPTMVAHTPMVRTPDIQHEQLRCVS; this comes from the coding sequence ATGAGCGACGGACGACTTCCGGTGCGCCGCCGGTGGCTGCGCTGGGTGATCGCACTCGTCGTCACGGTCGTGGTCCTCGCCGTCGGCTGGGTCGTCATCCGCGGCATCGGCGCCGTCACCGACCTGCAACGCGTAGCCGACTCCTCTTCCGAGCTGAAGTCCGCGGTCTCGTCCGGCGACCTCGAGCGGGCGGAGCAGCTCGCTCAGCGCATCGCACACCACGCAAGGTCGGCGCACGACCTGACCTCCGATCCCGTATGGGGCGCGTTCACCGTCGTTCCCTGGCTCGGCCCGAACTTCTCCGCCGTGAGCGAGGTGGCCGCGATCGCCGACGACGTGGCTGCAGGTGCGCTGGATCCCGTGCTCGCGGCCGCGGCGGACCTCGACTTCGCGAGCCTCGGTCTCTCGGGCGGTGCGGTCGATCTCACGCCGTTCGAGGCGATCGAGCGGCCGCTCGCCGCAGCCGACGAGACACTGGCCGGCGCCGACGCCAGGGCGCGCAGCATCGACGCCGACGCCGCTCTGCCCCCGCTCACCGACGCGGTGCGCAAGATGCGCGGCGCCGTCTCCGAAGCTGCGACGGTCGTCGGCACTCTGCACGGGGCGGCACAGCTCCTCCCCGGCATGCTCGGTGGCGGCGGGCCCCGGTCGTACGTGGTGGCGATGCAGAACAACGCGGAACTGCGCTCGTCCGGCGGCATCGTCGGCGCCATCGCGCTGCTCCAGGCCGACGGCGGCCGCATCACCCTCACCCGGCAGGCATCGACGCGCGACTTCCCACCGCTCGACGTCCCACTGCCGACGAGCGATTCCGCCACCGCTCTCTTCGAGGACCGCCCCGGGCGGTTCATCCAGAACACCACGAGCATCCCGGACTTCCCCGAGGCGGCTGCGCTGATCGCGAGCCGCTGGCAGGATCGTTTCGGCACCCCTGTGGACGGCGTGATCGCGGTCGACGCCGTTATGACCCGCCACCTGCTCGCCGCCACCGGCCCCCTGACGTTCGGCCCCTTCACGGTCGACGAGCACACCGTTGTCGACTTCCTCCTCTCGGGCATCTACGCCGCCGTCCCCGATCCCGCGCAGCAGGACGAGGTCTTCGCGCAGGCCGCGACCGCCCTCTTCGGAGCAGCTCTCAGCAACGCGCAGCCGCGGCAGCTCCTCGACGCGCTCGTGACGTCGGCGCAGGAGAATCGCATCCGCATCTGGAGCGCGCACGCCGAGGAGGAGGACGTGCTCGGCGCGTCGACGCTGGGCGGAGGCCTGCCCGTCGACGGTGAGGGGCAGGAGACCGTCGGCGTGCTCCTGAACGACACCACCGGCGGGAAGATGGACTTCTACACCGACGCCGCCATCACCACGGCGGTCGGCGTCTGCGACGGTGAGACCACGACGCAGGTGCGCGTGACGTGGACGAACAACGCTCCAGCGGATGCCGCAACGGCACTGCCGCCGTATGTCACGGCGTCGGGGTGGTACGGAGTGCCCCCTGGGTCGGTCCGCACGCTCATCGCGATCTACGGGCCGGAGGGTGCGACGCCGTCGCACATCGATCGGGACGGGGCGGATCAACCGGTCCAGACCGCCCTTCTCGGCGACCGTTCCGCCGTTCAGCATGAGGTCCTGCTCGCACCGGGCGAATCGACGACCATCACGATCGCGTTCACAGGGGCGACCGCCGGCTCCTCGCCCACGATGGTCGCGCACACGCCCATGGTGCGGACACCCGATATTCAGCATGAGCAACTGCGCTGTGTGTCGTGA